From Spartinivicinus ruber, the proteins below share one genomic window:
- a CDS encoding flagellar basal body L-ring protein FlgH, whose product MKRFISTLVFLSLVKIAGAQSLFSEAEYKSLVADPIAKQVGDSVTVLVIETSKAKTNSQDQDDGSLDVGGKFSTTNRSEQGSIGLNLGYDARSANARGGELRAQISVDIKHQDHLGRLYIEGRQVIVVDGEEQFLSISGWIRPEHIMANNTVLSTRISNSRIEYTGYDTEEEGFFSRLLSWIGF is encoded by the coding sequence ATGAAGCGATTTATTTCCACCCTAGTTTTTTTAAGCCTCGTGAAAATTGCTGGTGCACAAAGCTTGTTTTCAGAAGCAGAGTATAAGTCATTAGTTGCAGATCCTATTGCAAAGCAAGTAGGTGACAGTGTAACAGTATTAGTGATTGAAACATCGAAAGCAAAAACCAATAGTCAAGATCAGGATGATGGTAGTTTGGATGTGGGAGGAAAATTCAGTACTACCAATCGCTCCGAACAAGGCAGTATAGGGTTAAACCTGGGATATGACGCCAGATCGGCCAATGCTCGGGGTGGAGAGTTAAGAGCACAAATTAGTGTTGATATCAAACACCAGGATCATTTAGGTCGTTTGTATATAGAAGGTAGGCAGGTCATTGTTGTGGATGGTGAAGAACAGTTTTTAAGTATTAGTGGTTGGATAAGGCCTGAGCATATTATGGCAAACAACACAGTTTTATCGACACGTATAAGTAACTCAAGAATTGAATATACTGGATATGATACTGAAGAAGAGGGCTT
- the flgA gene encoding flagellar basal body P-ring formation chaperone FlgA — protein sequence MQQTIFLELPIICAVTKLINPGILVKLVAGLIMIVAMNSYGREQSLFVIDLWPVIKIHSPQVGVEQLGIFSDKNLNKWLKIKSVVVDLQPGQYQFFNKIQLRKLFSIPKNTKLSGPRFVKIVRGGHQIEMTPLVDEAKALLKQHYGKNIRLEPLAKIKPLELASREYHWQLSHQKKNGNIARLCVLAEVSYGNGKKAKTKRRTVPLWFKATLEKYVWILTTDVASKSHFSPVSVMLKQHNIANVQGRVLHELPNLNQQRFVAAYQQGAVLTTAMLEPIPPVEKGKPVRVTSISGRVIINAKAIALEDGKLQQQIKVQSLSSGETYLATVIGENTVLAGH from the coding sequence GTGCAGCAGACAATATTCTTAGAATTACCAATAATTTGCGCGGTAACTAAATTGATCAACCCTGGTATCCTGGTAAAATTGGTTGCTGGGTTAATAATGATTGTGGCTATGAACAGTTATGGGCGTGAGCAATCTTTGTTTGTGATTGATTTGTGGCCAGTCATTAAAATTCATTCACCTCAGGTTGGTGTTGAGCAGCTGGGAATATTTAGTGATAAGAACTTAAATAAATGGTTGAAGATAAAGTCTGTAGTGGTCGATTTACAACCTGGACAATATCAATTTTTTAATAAAATACAGTTGAGAAAACTATTTTCTATACCTAAAAATACCAAGCTTTCAGGCCCCAGGTTTGTTAAAATTGTTAGAGGTGGTCATCAAATTGAGATGACCCCGCTGGTTGATGAAGCTAAAGCATTACTCAAACAACATTATGGGAAAAATATAAGACTTGAACCATTGGCGAAAATTAAGCCACTGGAATTAGCAAGTCGAGAGTATCATTGGCAATTATCCCATCAAAAAAAAAACGGGAATATAGCTAGGCTTTGTGTACTGGCTGAAGTGTCTTATGGTAATGGGAAAAAAGCAAAGACTAAACGTAGAACAGTACCTTTATGGTTTAAAGCAACATTAGAAAAATATGTTTGGATATTAACTACAGATGTTGCATCAAAAAGCCATTTTAGCCCTGTTTCTGTTATGCTAAAACAGCATAATATTGCTAATGTTCAAGGGCGGGTATTACATGAACTACCGAACTTAAACCAGCAGCGGTTTGTAGCGGCATACCAGCAAGGGGCTGTATTAACAACGGCAATGTTAGAACCGATACCCCCTGTTGAAAAAGGCAAACCGGTAAGGGTAACCAGTATTTCTGGCCGGGTTATTATTAACGCTAAAGCGATTGCACTGGAAGACGGCAAGTTGCAACAGCAAATAAAAGTGCAGTCATTAAGCAGTGGTGAAACATATTTGGCAACAGTAATTGGTGAAAATACAGTATTAGCTGGACATTAA
- a CDS encoding flagellar hook-basal body protein: MLDSMYVAATGMLAEQRSIDVVANNLANLNTPAFKKQRAVFNEMLQLQQVNSKQNSVLTEGNGVAIAQNQTEMTAGELKATERSLDIAITGKGFFELELANGAIAYTRNGSLKLDNKGYLTTQSGHLLADRIQIPPDSKTISISEQGQVTALVDQELIELGQLQLVSFMSESGLDAHGNGIYTPTDKAGAPYYSMAGENGTGKIQQGFLETSNVELTDELMWLTLAQRGYEANAQVIRAADNILRITNNLRGN; the protein is encoded by the coding sequence ATGTTGGACTCAATGTATGTTGCTGCGACAGGTATGTTAGCAGAGCAACGTAGTATTGATGTGGTAGCCAATAACTTGGCCAATTTGAATACACCTGCCTTTAAGAAGCAGCGAGCTGTATTTAATGAAATGCTACAACTGCAACAGGTCAATTCTAAACAAAATTCAGTGTTAACTGAGGGTAATGGGGTTGCTATTGCCCAGAATCAAACTGAAATGACTGCAGGTGAATTAAAAGCTACAGAAAGAAGTCTTGATATTGCAATTACAGGAAAAGGTTTTTTTGAGCTGGAGCTGGCTAATGGTGCTATTGCTTACACGCGAAATGGTAGTTTAAAGCTTGATAATAAAGGCTATTTAACGACTCAGTCAGGACATTTGTTAGCAGATAGGATTCAGATACCCCCAGATAGCAAAACAATTTCTATTTCTGAGCAAGGGCAAGTTACTGCATTAGTTGATCAGGAATTAATAGAGCTTGGTCAGCTACAGTTGGTTTCTTTTATGAGTGAGTCCGGTTTAGATGCACATGGTAATGGTATTTATACGCCTACTGATAAAGCTGGTGCACCTTATTATTCTATGGCAGGTGAAAATGGAACTGGTAAAATTCAGCAAGGGTTTCTAGAAACCAGTAATGTTGAGTTAACTGATGAACTCATGTGGTTGACTTTAGCACAACGTGGTTATGAAGCTAATGCTCAGGTTATTCGTGCAGCAGACAATATTCTTAGAATTACCAATAATTTGCGCGGTAACTAA
- a CDS encoding flagellar hook-basal body protein, with protein sequence MVETVELVNRAMSVDLANLKMISHNLSNVHTNGFKRMVGVVSQQFNTTFVGQMNTEPYIDWSAGSMQATHSSADLAINGDGYFLVEKNGTQLVTRKGQTQIDGQGVLRLITGEKLYGQSGEIVLDPLPFEVDQVGNIYQQGQIKDKLQLVKVNSSQLQHYNNGLYKALAVTSLADDERQIQQGFIESANVSSMTEMVGLMQLSRHFESMAEVAKSYHQIMGQAVQQLGEF encoded by the coding sequence ATGGTTGAAACTGTTGAGTTAGTCAACCGTGCAATGAGTGTTGATTTGGCTAACTTAAAAATGATTAGCCACAATTTATCAAATGTTCATACCAACGGCTTTAAACGGATGGTGGGAGTTGTCAGCCAGCAGTTTAATACGACTTTTGTTGGACAAATGAATACAGAGCCATATATAGATTGGTCTGCAGGCTCAATGCAAGCAACCCATAGTTCAGCGGATTTAGCCATAAATGGCGACGGTTATTTCTTGGTCGAGAAGAATGGTACTCAATTAGTTACTCGAAAAGGACAAACGCAAATTGATGGCCAAGGCGTGTTAAGGTTAATAACAGGTGAAAAGCTTTATGGCCAGTCGGGGGAGATTGTTTTAGATCCCCTTCCTTTTGAGGTAGATCAAGTGGGAAATATCTACCAACAAGGACAAATTAAAGACAAACTACAATTAGTTAAAGTCAACTCCAGTCAATTGCAGCACTATAATAATGGGCTTTATAAGGCACTAGCCGTAACGTCATTAGCTGACGACGAAAGACAAATTCAGCAGGGATTTATAGAAAGTGCCAATGTTAGCTCCATGACTGAAATGGTTGGGTTAATGCAGTTGTCAAGGCACTTTGAGTCAATGGCAGAAGTGGCAAAAAGTTATCATCAAATCATGGGACAAGCTGTACAGCAGCTGGGGGAGTTTTAA
- a CDS encoding flagellar biosynthesis protein FlhA: MTKLSITDLFGTKSELVLVLAIIAILLILFVPIPAFFLDFLITLNFSIGLLILLMTFYIDRPVGFSTFPTLLLIATLFRLALNISATRLILSNGDAGNVIDAVGQFVVGGNYIIGLVVFFILIIVQYVVVTNGAQRVAEVAARFTLDSMPGKQMSIDADLNMGIITEQEAQQRRHQLSQEASFYGAMDGASKFVKGDAIAGIIIVLIDILGGLAVGVGQQSLSWSEALHTYTLLTVGDGIVTQIPALILSTATGIIVTRAASDSFLGQEITSQVAKYPKSLSLVVLALIGLFFVNGMPFFPIFLVCAIAAYLLYKALTVDEQTTVDETKAEVNTDQEAQLYSDMTVVPLEIMVGTQLAESYGKDSSLFMEKIQSFRKQYAIECGIVIPKVKVVINPKINDCSYEIKIQGGRVDSSEIYPDRKLAISANTSIELPGIKGHDPSYHLPAVWIAEEHVELARQQQCTIVDATTVLFTHFTEVVRRHSSELITRQETEQLLSVIKQAQPGLYEEVVPNVLTLTDIQKVFGYLAAEGVSIRNVQQIFEALADFGRQTKDILQLAEMTRKPLGRIICEPLLSKESALHVLTLAPGLEQSLHQAIRSSEEGNSIILPPNVLEQLLLKLAKAAEQMMKGGLKPVLLCSSQIRRPVKKLTERMLSQLTVISMVEVPSIVDIRSFQLINIEKASIGLQQEVADG; this comes from the coding sequence ATGACAAAACTATCAATCACAGATTTATTCGGTACTAAAAGTGAGCTCGTGTTGGTGTTGGCTATTATTGCTATCTTGCTCATCTTGTTTGTACCCATCCCAGCTTTTTTTCTTGATTTTTTGATTACCTTAAATTTTAGTATTGGTTTGCTCATTCTGCTAATGACGTTTTATATAGACCGTCCAGTAGGATTTTCCACTTTCCCCACTTTATTGCTAATTGCAACATTATTTCGGTTGGCGCTGAATATCTCCGCTACTCGGTTAATTTTGAGTAATGGTGATGCTGGTAATGTAATAGATGCTGTAGGACAGTTTGTGGTAGGTGGCAATTATATTATTGGATTAGTTGTATTTTTTATATTAATCATTGTGCAATATGTGGTTGTCACTAATGGTGCTCAACGGGTTGCTGAAGTAGCTGCACGGTTCACTTTGGATAGTATGCCGGGTAAGCAGATGAGTATTGATGCTGATTTAAATATGGGGATTATTACAGAGCAGGAAGCTCAGCAAAGACGTCATCAGCTTTCACAAGAGGCCAGCTTTTATGGTGCTATGGATGGTGCTAGTAAATTTGTGAAGGGAGACGCAATTGCGGGTATTATCATCGTTTTAATCGATATTTTAGGTGGTCTGGCCGTTGGTGTTGGGCAACAATCTTTAAGCTGGTCAGAAGCACTACATACTTACACATTGCTTACAGTTGGGGATGGTATTGTTACTCAAATTCCTGCTCTAATTTTATCTACAGCTACAGGCATTATTGTCACACGTGCGGCGAGTGACTCTTTTTTGGGGCAAGAGATTACCAGCCAAGTAGCAAAATATCCAAAAAGCTTAAGCCTGGTTGTACTGGCTTTGATAGGTTTGTTCTTTGTTAATGGAATGCCATTTTTCCCTATTTTCTTGGTATGTGCAATTGCAGCTTATCTTTTATATAAAGCATTGACAGTTGATGAGCAAACGACAGTTGATGAGACTAAAGCGGAGGTCAATACTGACCAAGAAGCTCAGCTATATAGTGACATGACAGTTGTACCATTGGAAATTATGGTAGGTACCCAGCTAGCAGAGTCTTATGGTAAGGATAGTAGCCTCTTTATGGAAAAGATCCAGTCTTTTCGAAAGCAGTATGCAATCGAATGTGGGATCGTTATCCCTAAAGTGAAAGTGGTAATTAATCCTAAAATTAATGACTGTAGTTATGAAATAAAAATTCAAGGTGGCCGGGTTGATAGTAGTGAAATTTATCCTGATAGAAAGTTAGCTATTAGTGCGAATACTTCAATTGAGTTACCTGGCATTAAAGGGCATGATCCATCTTATCATTTACCTGCTGTTTGGATTGCTGAAGAGCACGTCGAGTTAGCTCGACAGCAGCAGTGTACCATTGTAGATGCAACAACTGTATTGTTTACCCATTTCACTGAAGTTGTTAGAAGGCATAGTAGTGAGTTGATAACCAGGCAAGAAACAGAGCAACTACTCAGTGTTATAAAACAAGCCCAGCCGGGTTTATATGAAGAGGTGGTACCTAATGTATTAACCTTGACAGATATTCAAAAAGTGTTTGGTTATTTGGCTGCAGAAGGGGTGTCTATCAGAAATGTTCAGCAAATTTTTGAAGCATTAGCCGACTTTGGCAGACAAACCAAAGATATTTTGCAATTGGCTGAAATGACACGAAAGCCATTGGGGCGGATTATTTGTGAGCCTTTATTAAGCAAAGAAAGTGCTCTACATGTGTTAACTTTAGCGCCGGGACTCGAGCAGTCGCTACATCAAGCAATTCGTTCCTCTGAGGAAGGCAACTCAATCATATTACCGCCCAATGTATTAGAGCAACTATTGTTGAAATTGGCGAAAGCGGCTGAGCAAATGATGAAAGGAGGATTGAAACCTGTTTTACTTTGCTCCAGTCAAATTAGACGACCTGTAAAAAAACTAACAGAACGGATGCTATCACAATTAACAGTGATTTCGATGGTAGAGGTGCCCTCTATTGTTGATATTCGCTCTTTTCAGTTAATTAATATTGAAAAGGCTTCAATTGGTTTACAACAAGAGGTAGCAGATGGTTGA
- a CDS encoding EscU/YscU/HrcU family type III secretion system export apparatus switch protein: MVFLSTIVSQTGSTFLLLLVVMVVAAIAANLLQTGFIFSFYPLKPDIKKIDPIKGFKKIFSMKALFELVKSGFKFITTLAIIGWFFYDHLASLLFLQEMQLWAGLKSTLFLLFKLLSWLLITLFIFAAIDWFFSKRQYIRNLKMTKQDVKDEYKRREGDPLIKQKRREILTQLLKKTQGLGNISKADMVVTNPTHFAVALHYECKVMAAPEVLCKGADEVALFIRREAVKHQIPIIEKPSLARLLFYNSDSGKPIPEQSFFDVALLLYRLKRQNIQICS; encoded by the coding sequence TTGGTTTTTTTATCAACAATAGTTAGTCAGACTGGATCAACCTTTTTGCTATTACTGGTGGTCATGGTAGTCGCTGCTATTGCAGCTAACCTTTTACAAACCGGTTTTATCTTTTCATTTTATCCTCTGAAGCCTGATATAAAAAAAATAGATCCGATTAAGGGCTTTAAAAAGATTTTTTCAATGAAAGCCTTGTTTGAGTTAGTCAAGTCAGGGTTTAAATTTATAACAACTCTGGCTATAATTGGTTGGTTTTTTTATGATCATCTTGCATCGCTGCTGTTCCTTCAGGAAATGCAGTTATGGGCTGGTTTAAAAAGCACGTTATTTTTGCTATTCAAATTATTATCTTGGTTGCTAATCACGTTGTTCATTTTTGCTGCTATAGACTGGTTCTTTAGTAAGCGCCAGTATATACGTAACTTGAAGATGACTAAGCAAGACGTTAAAGATGAGTATAAGCGCCGTGAGGGTGATCCTCTCATTAAGCAAAAGCGTCGTGAAATTTTAACTCAGCTACTTAAGAAAACTCAGGGGCTTGGAAATATCAGTAAAGCTGATATGGTGGTAACTAACCCGACTCACTTTGCTGTAGCACTGCATTATGAGTGCAAAGTAATGGCTGCACCTGAAGTATTATGTAAGGGGGCTGATGAGGTTGCCTTATTTATTAGGCGAGAAGCCGTAAAACATCAAATACCAATAATAGAGAAACCGTCTTTAGCAAGGCTGTTATTCTATAACTCAGATTCTGGCAAGCCGATTCCGGAACAATCATTTTTTGATGTTGCTTTGCTTTTATATCGATTAAAAAGACAAAATATTCAAATATGCTCGTAG
- a CDS encoding flagellar biosynthetic protein FliR, whose translation MFILDFCLGVVGKTMPQLNVYFFALPLKLVLGSILLAMLLYSSAELLADLIANVVDYLSLVLSNHGK comes from the coding sequence TTGTTTATTTTGGATTTTTGTTTAGGGGTGGTTGGTAAAACTATGCCGCAATTGAACGTATACTTTTTTGCCTTACCTCTAAAACTGGTATTGGGCTCAATTTTATTAGCTATGTTACTTTATTCAAGTGCTGAGCTACTTGCTGATTTGATAGCTAATGTTGTTGACTATTTAAGTTTAGTATTGAGCAACCATGGCAAATAA
- a CDS encoding flagellar biosynthetic protein FliR yields MSVVIDQAWLASLLMSTIRFSLAFWALFSVGVIKLPAKIKLLLIFGLVIVINGQLPVGGEITVTQLVAGMVNELVNGILLSVGIVVIYGAVLIAGRIVDLQAGFNAAGVFDPTRGGQGAVASVWFNLLLLMVLFSTNSHLVILRLIADSFVTIPIGQSVLGSFGTLFKQLPALFFYGVLLSLPVIACLFILDFCLGVVGKTMPQLNVYFFALPLGSFGTLFKHYLPCSFMEYYFHYLS; encoded by the coding sequence ATGAGCGTAGTGATTGACCAAGCTTGGTTAGCATCACTGTTAATGTCAACGATCCGCTTTAGTTTGGCATTTTGGGCTTTATTTAGTGTAGGGGTGATAAAATTACCTGCAAAAATTAAACTGCTATTAATCTTTGGGTTGGTGATCGTTATTAATGGGCAGTTACCTGTAGGGGGCGAAATTACTGTTACTCAGCTCGTAGCGGGCATGGTAAACGAGTTAGTTAACGGAATATTGCTGAGCGTAGGAATTGTTGTCATTTACGGTGCGGTATTAATTGCAGGTCGGATAGTCGACTTGCAAGCAGGTTTTAATGCGGCTGGTGTTTTTGATCCTACCCGAGGTGGGCAGGGGGCTGTAGCAAGTGTATGGTTTAATTTATTACTGCTGATGGTGTTATTTAGCACAAATAGTCATTTAGTTATCTTAAGGTTAATAGCAGATTCTTTTGTGACAATACCCATTGGGCAGTCAGTGTTAGGCAGTTTTGGAACATTATTTAAACAGCTACCTGCCCTGTTCTTTTATGGAGTACTACTTTCATTACCTGTCATAGCATGTTTGTTTATTTTGGATTTTTGTTTAGGGGTGGTTGGTAAAACTATGCCGCAATTGAACGTATACTTTTTTGCCTTACCTCTAGGCAGTTTTGGAACATTATTTAAACACTACCTGCCCTGTTCTTTTATGGAGTACTACTTTCATTACCTGTCATAG
- the fliQ gene encoding flagellar biosynthesis protein FliQ: MKIDLALFLSEDMLWQALIVAAPLLGISMLVGLVVSLFQVVTQIQEMTLTFIPKMIAMVVVIFLLGPWMLGHITEYTTTLYQSIPDLIKE, translated from the coding sequence ATGAAAATTGATCTAGCGCTTTTCCTTTCTGAAGATATGTTATGGCAAGCTTTAATTGTTGCAGCACCATTGCTGGGAATTAGCATGTTGGTTGGGTTGGTAGTCAGCTTGTTCCAAGTGGTTACTCAAATTCAAGAAATGACCCTTACTTTTATACCAAAAATGATCGCCATGGTTGTCGTAATTTTTCTATTAGGGCCGTGGATGCTAGGGCATATTACGGAATATACGACAACGCTTTATCAATCCATTCCGGACTTGATTAAAGAATGA
- a CDS encoding tetratricopeptide repeat protein, which translates to MDRFSEKLSQYLGYLASDPNNPILFATALNICIEEQQLTKVDELLSAAPGVLLNAPPVILLRGKLAFFKGDDDCACQLFSSLIDGSEEGETLRYYYGASLLRQYQAVEAVKVLGYTVGSDNLIKPSDFSPAYRLLLARALYASSDVQQAKQVLLDCIQQHPGFIVAKGFYSLVLWDMEAFDEAYTIAKEVLEQEADNFDARLVLAYQPLWNGQLKSAEKQFLALISERSHSGRAWLGLALVLMQKNEQAEAIKALQQTVRWLPQHVGSWNTLTWCYLLADNIKEAEHAALHAIELQPAFAESQALMGLVAVAKKQWDSAELYIRKALKLNPESIAARYGQLMLAQYNQDEPVAKALSENILNTEITEGLSVRQVIQQQMKKKLH; encoded by the coding sequence ATGGATCGTTTTTCAGAGAAATTATCACAGTATCTTGGCTATTTGGCGAGTGATCCGAATAATCCGATACTCTTTGCAACGGCTCTAAATATTTGTATTGAAGAGCAGCAATTAACTAAAGTCGATGAGTTGCTGAGTGCTGCGCCGGGTGTATTATTAAATGCACCGCCAGTCATATTATTAAGAGGTAAGCTGGCCTTTTTTAAGGGGGATGATGATTGTGCTTGTCAATTATTCAGCTCACTTATTGATGGTAGTGAAGAGGGAGAAACCTTACGCTACTATTATGGCGCTAGCTTATTAAGGCAGTATCAGGCGGTAGAGGCTGTAAAAGTACTTGGTTATACAGTAGGTAGTGACAACTTAATTAAACCCAGCGATTTTTCTCCCGCTTATAGACTACTTTTAGCAAGAGCTTTATATGCCTCCAGTGATGTCCAACAAGCGAAACAAGTGTTGTTGGACTGTATCCAGCAGCATCCTGGCTTTATTGTAGCAAAAGGCTTTTATAGCCTTGTATTATGGGATATGGAAGCATTTGATGAAGCATATACCATCGCAAAAGAAGTCCTAGAGCAAGAGGCTGATAATTTTGATGCACGTTTGGTGTTAGCCTATCAACCACTCTGGAATGGGCAGCTTAAATCAGCAGAAAAACAGTTTTTAGCGTTAATATCAGAGCGTTCTCATAGTGGTCGTGCCTGGCTGGGTTTGGCATTAGTACTCATGCAAAAAAACGAGCAAGCAGAGGCAATTAAAGCACTACAACAGACCGTTCGCTGGTTACCTCAGCATGTAGGGAGCTGGAATACCCTTACGTGGTGCTATTTATTAGCTGACAACATTAAAGAGGCAGAGCATGCCGCACTGCATGCAATTGAATTACAGCCTGCATTTGCTGAATCCCAGGCGTTGATGGGGTTAGTTGCTGTTGCTAAAAAGCAGTGGGATTCCGCAGAGCTTTATATTCGTAAAGCATTGAAATTGAACCCTGAGTCCATTGCTGCACGTTATGGTCAATTAATGCTGGCACAATATAATCAAGACGAGCCTGTGGCTAAGGCATTATCAGAAAACATTTTAAATACAGAGATAACTGAAGGTTTGTCGGTTCGTCAAGTTATTCAGCAACAAATGAAGAAAAAACTTCATTAG
- a CDS encoding HDOD domain-containing protein, with amino-acid sequence MLEDYAIYRTVIEQVLREEEQLPSLPTITMKIRTALNQPSTTNKQLAQLIKADPSLTAILLKYACSPLYRTRVSPKSLTEVIAHLGWETVDRIVMSHSIKSLFIMQSPQLKKLFNIAWERQKLKSAISYVIAKQLQYRPLEEVLIASLISDLGTLAVLSAFKSRKEVPSETTYYTLCKEYSKSLGIVLLKKWSVSDHYIEAVRYSGQWQEDTGETLKLIDLINLGLFSAIRIHSPKAELPLINTITAFRKLPAKLAVASNNNELELVNQHKPDIGLAMQSF; translated from the coding sequence ATGTTAGAGGACTACGCAATCTACCGGACAGTGATTGAACAAGTACTTCGGGAAGAGGAGCAGTTACCGAGTTTACCCACTATTACCATGAAAATCCGCACTGCACTGAATCAACCTAGTACCACAAACAAACAACTTGCCCAATTAATTAAGGCCGATCCGAGCCTAACAGCCATTTTATTGAAATATGCCTGTAGTCCACTTTATCGCACTCGAGTATCACCTAAATCACTAACAGAGGTCATTGCTCATTTAGGCTGGGAAACCGTAGATCGAATTGTCATGAGCCACAGCATTAAAAGTTTATTTATTATGCAATCTCCCCAGCTGAAAAAACTCTTTAATATCGCCTGGGAACGACAAAAACTGAAGTCAGCGATCAGCTATGTTATTGCTAAACAATTACAGTATCGGCCTCTAGAAGAAGTGCTCATTGCCAGCTTGATTAGTGACTTAGGGACGTTAGCTGTACTTTCAGCATTTAAAAGCAGGAAAGAAGTGCCTAGTGAAACTACATACTACACATTATGTAAAGAGTACAGCAAGTCACTAGGTATTGTGCTCCTAAAAAAATGGAGTGTGAGTGACCATTATATTGAAGCAGTCCGTTACTCTGGCCAATGGCAGGAAGATACAGGAGAAACCTTGAAGTTAATTGATTTAATTAATCTTGGCCTGTTTAGTGCAATTCGCATTCATTCTCCTAAAGCAGAACTCCCGCTTATTAATACCATTACTGCCTTTCGAAAATTACCAGCAAAGCTTGCCGTTGCTTCCAACAATAATGAACTAGAACTGGTTAACCAACACAAGCCGGATATTGGCTTAGCCATGCAAAGCTTCTAG
- a CDS encoding HAD-IIB family hydrolase, with protein MTQLIIFSDLDGTLLDSQYRFEAAIPALQKIKQLQLPLVINSSKTFAEIAEIIQALELNHPVITENGSFIVIPAKYFSNPEPIKQTLGCHYQTLVEQLQQCHQQGFKFTGFHQWDKQTLVGITGLSKVMAAKALNRQGSIPILWQDTSEQLLQFHKILSAQQISLVKGGRFLHVMGQTDKGIAVKALLKYYQTSHCTQYCTIGLGDHENDLPMLAATTIAVMLPQTTGEFAIKLDHPQLIQAPHPGPKGWEQVMSKLLNQFEQQGTLPHV; from the coding sequence ATGACGCAATTGATAATATTTTCTGACCTTGATGGCACTTTGCTAGACAGTCAATACCGTTTTGAAGCCGCTATACCTGCTTTGCAAAAAATTAAACAACTGCAGCTGCCACTAGTTATAAATTCCAGTAAAACCTTTGCAGAAATTGCTGAAATTATTCAGGCCTTAGAGCTTAATCACCCAGTTATTACTGAAAATGGCAGTTTTATTGTTATACCTGCCAAATACTTCAGTAATCCAGAACCTATCAAGCAAACCTTGGGTTGTCACTATCAAACCCTTGTTGAGCAACTCCAACAATGCCATCAACAAGGGTTTAAGTTTACTGGCTTCCACCAGTGGGATAAGCAAACCCTCGTCGGAATAACCGGCTTATCTAAAGTGATGGCAGCAAAAGCACTCAACCGCCAGGGCTCTATTCCAATACTTTGGCAAGACACTAGCGAACAATTACTTCAATTTCACAAAATTTTATCCGCACAGCAAATTAGCCTGGTTAAAGGGGGACGATTTTTACACGTTATGGGACAAACCGATAAAGGAATTGCTGTAAAAGCACTGCTAAAGTACTACCAGACCAGTCACTGTACACAATACTGTACTATCGGTTTAGGTGATCATGAAAATGATCTGCCCATGTTAGCAGCCACGACTATCGCGGTGATGCTACCTCAAACAACAGGCGAGTTTGCTATAAAGCTTGACCACCCCCAACTCATTCAAGCACCTCACCCAGGCCCTAAAGGATGGGAACAAGTGATGTCCAAGCTGCTAAATCAGTTTGAACAACAAGGAACGTTACCCCATGTCTGA